A genomic region of Pyrus communis chromosome 14, drPyrComm1.1, whole genome shotgun sequence contains the following coding sequences:
- the LOC137715069 gene encoding rho GTPase-activating protein 2-like, translating to MTGLVMVTRGGGCGGGNEKGAAKGSSKRSELEDKNQNQLSLVAVLLAAIRKSMVACHVERGGEELMSAVQQMEIGWPSNVRHITHVTFDRFNGFLGLPVEFEVEIPGRVPSASASVFGVSVDSMQLSFDLKGNSVPTILLLMQERLYSQGGLKAEGIFRINPENSQEEIVRSQLNRGMVPDDVDVHCLSGLIKAWFRELPSGVLDGLSPEQVLQCETEEDYVELVKQLKPTEAALLNWAVDLMADVVEEEEFNKMNPRNIAMVFSPNMTQMSDPLTALMHAVQVMNLLKTLIMKTLREREETDTGSYSPMSSRSSDHLTDGDFDSQQEMESSSELSGPTSDCDENTHHSRRSENGDETRSLSEIEECFLRQLDEIKTVTSSLVMFDQPTGELDGECQSPQSCSGFNAESSTSFSDGNDVNSGISSSEGDEVSRKCMISEEEQDIDAESSSTACVNTDEMEVETKFIEHVSASPTPFVASSGSI from the exons ATGACAGGGCTTGTGATGGTGACAAGGGGCGGCGGGTGCGGCGGTGGAAATGAAAAAGGAGCAGCAAAGGGAAGCAGTAAGAGGTCAGAGCTTGAAGATAAAAATCAAAACCAGCTCTCTCTAGTAGCAGTTCTCTTAGCTGCTATAAGGAAATCCATGGTGGCCTGCCATGTCGAGCGAGGCGGTGAAGAACTCATGTCCGCCGTCCAACAAATGGAGATCGGGTGGCCCTCGAACGTCCGCCACATTACCCATGTCACATTCGACCGATTCAACGGCTTTCTGGGTCTTCCTGTCGAGTTCGAGGTTGAGATTCCGGGTCGAGTTCCGAGTGCTAG TGCAAGCGTTTTCGGCGTCTCAGTGGACTCGATGCAGTTGTCTTTTGATTTGAAAGGAAATAGTGTTCCTACCATTCTCTTGCTGATGCAGGAGAGATTATACTCACAAGGAGGATTGAAG GCAGAAGGAATATTTCGTATAAACCCGGAGAACAGCCAAGAGGAGATTGTGAGAAGCCAACTGAACCGGGGCATGGTGCCGGATGATGTTGATGTTCATTGCTTGTCAGGTCTGATTAAGGCCTGGTTTCGAGAGCTTCCTTCCGGGGTGCTAGATGGACTGTCCCCCGAACAAGTTCTTCAATGCGAAACAGAAGAGGATTATGTCGAGCTTGTGAAGCAGCTGAAGCCAACTGAGGCTGCATTGCTCAATTGGGCCGTTGATCTGATGGCTGATGTTGTCGAAGAAGAAGAGTTCAACAAAATGAACCCTCGAAACATCGCCATGGTTTTCTCTCCAAACATGACTCAG ATGTCGGATCCTCTGACGGCTTTGATGCATGCTGTTCAAGTTATGAATTTGCTTAAGACCCTGATCATGAAAACGCTAAGAGAGCGTGAAGAGACCGATACTGGATCCTATTCGCCAATGTCATCTCGTTCGTCTGATCATCTAACGGATGGAGACTTCGATAGCCAGCAAGAGATGGAAAGTAGCTCTGAGTTGAGTGGACCAACATCAGATTGTGATGAAAACACCCACCACAGCCGCAGAAGCGAAAATGGAGATGAAACTCGGTCACTAAGTGAGATAGAAGAATGCTTTTTGAGACAACTGGATGAGATTAAAACTGTCACAAGTAGTTTGGTAATGTTCGATCAACCAACAGGTGAGCTGGATGGGGAGTGTCAGAGTCCTCAAAGTTGCTCGGGCTTCAACGCAGAATCCAGCACATCATTTTCTGATGGCAATGATGTGAATTCGGGTATTAGCTCAAGCGAAGGGGACGAGGTCTCAAGAAAATGTATGATATCTGAGGAAGAACAGGACATAGACGCAGAGAGCTCTTCAACAGCCTGTGTAAACACGGATGAAATGGAGGTGGAGACCAAATTCATAGAGCATGTTTCGGCTTCACCTACTCCGTTTGTGGCGTCCAGTGGATCAATCTGA
- the LOC137715070 gene encoding RNA-binding protein BRN1-like, with amino-acid sequence MADGGKKERNSHGEDSVKLFVGQVPKHMTEAQLLAMFEEFALVDEVNIIKDKATRASRGCCFLICPSREEADKAVNACHNKTTLPGASSPLQVKYADGELERLEHKLFIGMLPKNVSEVEVSDLFSKYGTVKDLQILRGSQQTSKGCAFLKYETKDQALAALEAINGKHKMEGSSVHLVVKWADTEKERLARRAQKAYSQAANGPNGDSQHPSLFGALPMGYVPSYNGYGYQASGTYGLMPYRLPGLQNQQGFQNMIPPINQGNALHRIPPRNIAPRNFPMSPTSYMGSAYPAVPGLRHPMVYPGGIMSHQPLSSPGSVSPTVVNINPATSPGTSKSSGGQVEGPPGANLFIYHIPQEFGDQELANAFQPFGRVLSAKVFVDKATGVSKCFGFVSYDLPESAESAINMMNGCQLGGKKLKVQLKRDNKQNKPY; translated from the exons ATGGCGGACGGAGGGAAGAAGGAGAGGAACTCGCACGGCGAAGACAGCGTGAAGCTGTTCGTCGGACAAGTGCCGAAGCACATGACGGAGGCTCAGCTCCTCGCAATGTTCGAAGAGTTCGCTCTCGTCGACGAAGTCAACATCATCAAGGACAAGGCCACGCGCGCTTCCAGAG GGTGCTGCTTTTTGATATGTCCGTCGAGGGAGGAGGCGGACAAAGCGGTCAATGCGTGTCATAACAAGACGACTTTGCCCGGG GCATCTAGTCCGTTGCAAGTGAAGTATGCTGATGGCGAGCTGGAAAGACTAG AACACAAGCTCTTTATTGGTATGCTTCCAAAGAATGTTTCCGAAGTTGAAGTCTCTGATCTTTTCTCTAAATATGGGACAGTTAAGGACCTACAGATATTAAGAGGTTCTCAGCAAACGAGCAAAG GCTGTGCATTCTTAAAGTATGAGACAAAAGACCAAGCTCTTGCTGCCCTTGAAGCCATCAACGGAAAGCATAAGATGGAG GGTTCAAGTGTTCATTTAGTTGTCAAATGGGCAGACACAGAAAAGGAAAGGCTAGCTCGGAGAGCTCAGAAAGCTTATTCCCAGGCTGCTAACGGGCCAAATGGTGATTCACAACATCCTTCATTATTTGGAGCCTTACCTATGGGTTATGTTCCCTCATATAATGGTTATGGTTATCAG GCTTCTGGGACTTATGGACTCATGCCATATCGCCTACCTGGACTGCAGAATCAACAAGGTTTCCAAAATATGATCCCACCCATAAACCAAGGAAATGCTTTGCATAGAATCCCGCCCCGCAATATTGCCCCTAGAAATTTTCCTATGTCTCCTACGAGTTATATGGGCTCTGCTTATCCTGCAGTTCCAGGTCTTCGGCATCCGATGGTGTATCCTGGAGGAATAATGAGCCACCAGCCATTGAGTTCCCCTGGTTCAGTGTCACCTACAGTTGTGAATATTAACCCAGCAACATCGCCAGGCACTAGTAAAAGTTCTGGGGGTCAGGTTGAAG GTCCACCTGGTGCTAATTTGTTTATCTATCACATACCTCAAGAATTTGGAGATCAAGAGCTTGCCAATGCTTTTCAACCATTTGGTAGGGTTTTGAGTGCCAAGGTTTTTGTAGATAAAGCAACCGGCGTCAGCAAATGTTTTG GATTTGTAAGTTACGATTTACCAGAGTCTGCTGAATCTGCTATCAATATGATGAATGGATGCCAATTAGGGGGAAAGAAATTAAAGGTTCAGCTTAAGAGAGACAACAAACAGAACAAACCATATTGA
- the LOC137715948 gene encoding uncharacterized protein isoform X1 codes for MKVKNEKQSWSAVSPSEVAYHFGTSGLSVAAATAVTHPLDVLKVRLQMQLVGQKGPLTGMGRLFLHTFKKEGPRFLYLGLTPALTRSVLYGGLRLGLYEPSKYACNWAFGSANLFAKIGSAGFGGAIATALTNPVEVLKVRLQMNPNLSPAGELRRIVTEEGVKALWKGVGPAMARAATLTASQLATYDETKRILIRLTSLEEGFHLHLISSTVAGMVSTLITAPVDMIKTRLMLQQESKKAGNYKNGFHCAYQVMLTEGPRGLYKGSLATFARLGPQTTITFILCEKLRELAGLNAI; via the exons ATGAAAGTAAAGAATGAGAAGCAGAGTTGGTCGGCGGTGTCGCCGTCCGAGGTTGCCTATCATTTCGGCACCAGTGGACTTTCCGTTGCGGCGGCTACGGCGGTGACTCATCCTCTCG ATGTTCTTAAAGTTAGGTTGCAAATGCAACTTGTTGGTCAGAAAGGTCCTCTCACTGGAATG GGACGGTTATTTCTCCATACTTTTAAAAAGGAAGGACCGAGGTTTTTGTATCTGGGATTGACACCGGCATTGACAAGGTCTGTTCTTTATGGGGGTCTCCGTTTAGGCTTGTATGAACCTTCAAAGTATGCCTGCAATTGGGCTTTTGGATCCGCCAATCTTTTTGCTAAGATCGGGTCTGCAGGATTTGGCGGGGCAATTGCAACTGCGTTGACGAATCCAGTTGAGGTGTTGAAG GTGCGGTTACAGATGAATCCAAACTTGAGTCCAGCGGGAGAACTGCGTAGAATTGTTACCGAAGAGGGAGTGAAAGCTCTTTGGAAGGGGGTTGGCCCTGCTATGGCCAGAGCTGCTACGTTGACTGCATCACAACTAGCAACATATGATGAAACCAAGCGG ATACTGATTAGGTTGACATCACTTGAAGAAGGATTCCATCTTCATCTCAT CTCAAGCACAGTTGCGGGCATGGTGAGTACGCTCATAACTGCACCCGTGGACATGATAAAAACCCGTCTCATGTTACAACAGGAATCTAAAAAGGCTGGAAACTACAAAAATGGCTTCCACTGTGCGTACCAG GTTATGCTTACAGAAGGTCCCAGGGGTCTTTACAAAGG GAGCCTTGCAACTTTTGCAAGGCTGGGTCCACAAACTACAATCACCTTCATACTCTGCGAGAAGTTGCGTGAGCTTGCCGGATTGAACGCAATCTAA
- the LOC137715948 gene encoding uncharacterized protein isoform X2 codes for MKVKNEKQSWSAVSPSEVAYHFGTSGLSVAAATAVTHPLDVLKVRLQMQLVGQKGPLTGMGRLFLHTFKKEGPRFLYLGLTPALTRSVLYGGLRLGLYEPSKYACNWAFGSANLFAKIGSAGFGGAIATALTNPVEVRLQMNPNLSPAGELRRIVTEEGVKALWKGVGPAMARAATLTASQLATYDETKRILIRLTSLEEGFHLHLISSTVAGMVSTLITAPVDMIKTRLMLQQESKKAGNYKNGFHCAYQVMLTEGPRGLYKGSLATFARLGPQTTITFILCEKLRELAGLNAI; via the exons ATGAAAGTAAAGAATGAGAAGCAGAGTTGGTCGGCGGTGTCGCCGTCCGAGGTTGCCTATCATTTCGGCACCAGTGGACTTTCCGTTGCGGCGGCTACGGCGGTGACTCATCCTCTCG ATGTTCTTAAAGTTAGGTTGCAAATGCAACTTGTTGGTCAGAAAGGTCCTCTCACTGGAATG GGACGGTTATTTCTCCATACTTTTAAAAAGGAAGGACCGAGGTTTTTGTATCTGGGATTGACACCGGCATTGACAAGGTCTGTTCTTTATGGGGGTCTCCGTTTAGGCTTGTATGAACCTTCAAAGTATGCCTGCAATTGGGCTTTTGGATCCGCCAATCTTTTTGCTAAGATCGGGTCTGCAGGATTTGGCGGGGCAATTGCAACTGCGTTGACGAATCCAGTTGAG GTGCGGTTACAGATGAATCCAAACTTGAGTCCAGCGGGAGAACTGCGTAGAATTGTTACCGAAGAGGGAGTGAAAGCTCTTTGGAAGGGGGTTGGCCCTGCTATGGCCAGAGCTGCTACGTTGACTGCATCACAACTAGCAACATATGATGAAACCAAGCGG ATACTGATTAGGTTGACATCACTTGAAGAAGGATTCCATCTTCATCTCAT CTCAAGCACAGTTGCGGGCATGGTGAGTACGCTCATAACTGCACCCGTGGACATGATAAAAACCCGTCTCATGTTACAACAGGAATCTAAAAAGGCTGGAAACTACAAAAATGGCTTCCACTGTGCGTACCAG GTTATGCTTACAGAAGGTCCCAGGGGTCTTTACAAAGG GAGCCTTGCAACTTTTGCAAGGCTGGGTCCACAAACTACAATCACCTTCATACTCTGCGAGAAGTTGCGTGAGCTTGCCGGATTGAACGCAATCTAA
- the LOC137715835 gene encoding U1 small nuclear ribonucleoprotein C-like, which yields MPRYYCDYCDTYLTHDSPSVRKQHNAGYKHKANVREYYQQFEQEQTQSLIDQRVKEHLGNSAAYGGQPYGQIGAAYNQHLMSQPRLPGMPQMLPGIRPPVLPRPPILNAPGYSSAPHMIPMMAPPGAPGMPGQLSAPMRPPPALNPPPAVPGSTAPNASNGPPPMAAPPMYQPNPTAPTSGGYESFNPNTQPPDSSQ from the exons ATGCCCAG GTATTACTGTGATTACTGCGATACTTATTTGACCCACGATTCG cCTTCAGTGAGAAAGCAACACAATGCTGGTTATAAACACAAG GCGAACGTGCGGGAGTACTATCAGCAATTTGAGCAGGAACAAACCCAAAGTTTGATTGACCAAAGGGTCAAGGAGCACCTTGGCAATTCTGCAGCTTACGGTGGTCAGCCTTACGGGCAAATTGGCGCTGCTTACAATCAACATCTAATGTCTCAGCCCCGTCTTCCTGGCATGCCACAAATGCTCCCCGGGATTAGGCCACCTGTTTTGCCAAGACCTCCTATACTTAATGCTCCGG GTTACAGCTCTGCTCCACACATGATCCCAATGATGGCTCCGCCTGGTGCTCCCGGCATGCCTGGTCAATTAAGTGCTCCCATGAGGCCTCCTCCCGCTTTGAATCCTCCACCAGCAGTTCCTGGCAGCACAGCTCCAAATGCTTCAAATGGTCCCCCTCCTATGGCTGCACCTCCGATGTATCAACCCAATCCAACAGCACCAACAAGTGGAGGCTATGAAAGTTTCAATCCGAATACTCAGCCTCCTGATTCTAGTCAGTAA
- the LOC137715968 gene encoding secoisolariciresinol dehydrogenase-like isoform X1, translating to MLRVAFSLKRKNVTISRAPLASPTFKMGFSSQPASRLEGKVALITGAASGIGKATASKFVSNGAKVVIADIQQQLGQLAVKELGPNAAFIACDVTKESDISNAIDFTVSEHGQLDIMYSNAGVPCYTPPSIVDLNLTAFDRVMSINVRGVVAGIKHASRVMIPRKSGSILCTASVTGLMGGLAQHTYSVSKSAVIGIVKSVAAELCKHGIRVNSISPFAIPTPFVIEEMTQIFPGVDRQRLIELTHNAGVLAGAKCEPNDVANAALYLASDEAKYVSGHNLVVDGGFTSFKNLELPAPDQVH from the exons atgCTCAGGGTTGCTTTCAG tttgaaaaggaaaaatgtCACCATTTCAAGAGCTCCCTTGGCTTCTCCGACCTTCAAGATGGGATTTTCATCCCAGCCTGCAAG CAGACTTGAAGGCAAAGTGGCGCTGATTACCGGAGCAGCAAGCGGCATAGGGAAGGCAACCGCGTCGAAGTTCGTCAGCAATGGCGCCAAAGTTGTCATTGCCGATATCCAACAGCAGCTCGGGCAGCTCGCAGTGAAAGAGCTCGGTCCAAACGCAGCATTCATTGCCTGCGATGTCACGAAAGAGTCCGACATTTCCAACGCCATTGATTTCACCGTCTCCGAACATGGCCAGCTTGACATTATGTACAGCAATGCAGGGGTGCCCTGCTACACTCCCCCGAGCATTGTGGACCTCAATCTTACAGCATTCGACCGTGTCATGAGCATCAACGTGCGAGGAGTTGTGGCAGGAATCAAGCATGCATCGCGCGTGATGATCCCGCGCAAATCTGGCTCCATTCTTTGCACAGCCAGCGTGACGGGACTGATGGGAGGACTAGCACAGCACACGTACTCCGTGTCCAAGTCTGCCGTCATTGGCATTGTCAAGTCCGTGGCTGCAGAGCTATGCAAGCATGGAATCCGAGTCAATTCCATATCGCCATTTGCGATTCCAACCCCGTTTGTGATCGAGGAAATGACTCAAATTTTCCCGGGGGTTGATAGACAACGGCTGATAGAACTAACGCACAACGCAGGCGTCTTGGCTGGAGCAAAATGTGAACCCAACGATGTCGCCAACGCTGCACTTTACCTAGCTTCCGACGAGGCTAAATATGTCAGTGGCCATAATTTAGTTGTGGATGGAGGTTTTACATCTTTCAAGAATTTGGAACTTCCTGCACCCGATCAGGTGCATTAA
- the LOC137715968 gene encoding secoisolariciresinol dehydrogenase-like isoform X3: MLRVAFRKNVTISRAPLASPTFKMGFSSQPASRLEGKVALITGAASGIGKATASKFVSNGAKVVIADIQQQLGQLAVKELGPNAAFIACDVTKESDISNAIDFTVSEHGQLDIMYSNAGVPCYTPPSIVDLNLTAFDRVMSINVRGVVAGIKHASRVMIPRKSGSILCTASVTGLMGGLAQHTYSVSKSAVIGIVKSVAAELCKHGIRVNSISPFAIPTPFVIEEMTQIFPGVDRQRLIELTHNAGVLAGAKCEPNDVANAALYLASDEAKYVSGHNLVVDGGFTSFKNLELPAPDQVH, encoded by the exons atgCTCAGGGTTGCTTTCAG gaaaaatgtCACCATTTCAAGAGCTCCCTTGGCTTCTCCGACCTTCAAGATGGGATTTTCATCCCAGCCTGCAAG CAGACTTGAAGGCAAAGTGGCGCTGATTACCGGAGCAGCAAGCGGCATAGGGAAGGCAACCGCGTCGAAGTTCGTCAGCAATGGCGCCAAAGTTGTCATTGCCGATATCCAACAGCAGCTCGGGCAGCTCGCAGTGAAAGAGCTCGGTCCAAACGCAGCATTCATTGCCTGCGATGTCACGAAAGAGTCCGACATTTCCAACGCCATTGATTTCACCGTCTCCGAACATGGCCAGCTTGACATTATGTACAGCAATGCAGGGGTGCCCTGCTACACTCCCCCGAGCATTGTGGACCTCAATCTTACAGCATTCGACCGTGTCATGAGCATCAACGTGCGAGGAGTTGTGGCAGGAATCAAGCATGCATCGCGCGTGATGATCCCGCGCAAATCTGGCTCCATTCTTTGCACAGCCAGCGTGACGGGACTGATGGGAGGACTAGCACAGCACACGTACTCCGTGTCCAAGTCTGCCGTCATTGGCATTGTCAAGTCCGTGGCTGCAGAGCTATGCAAGCATGGAATCCGAGTCAATTCCATATCGCCATTTGCGATTCCAACCCCGTTTGTGATCGAGGAAATGACTCAAATTTTCCCGGGGGTTGATAGACAACGGCTGATAGAACTAACGCACAACGCAGGCGTCTTGGCTGGAGCAAAATGTGAACCCAACGATGTCGCCAACGCTGCACTTTACCTAGCTTCCGACGAGGCTAAATATGTCAGTGGCCATAATTTAGTTGTGGATGGAGGTTTTACATCTTTCAAGAATTTGGAACTTCCTGCACCCGATCAGGTGCATTAA
- the LOC137715968 gene encoding secoisolariciresinol dehydrogenase-like isoform X2 — MLRVAFSLKRKNVTISRAPLASPTFKMGFSSQPARLEGKVALITGAASGIGKATASKFVSNGAKVVIADIQQQLGQLAVKELGPNAAFIACDVTKESDISNAIDFTVSEHGQLDIMYSNAGVPCYTPPSIVDLNLTAFDRVMSINVRGVVAGIKHASRVMIPRKSGSILCTASVTGLMGGLAQHTYSVSKSAVIGIVKSVAAELCKHGIRVNSISPFAIPTPFVIEEMTQIFPGVDRQRLIELTHNAGVLAGAKCEPNDVANAALYLASDEAKYVSGHNLVVDGGFTSFKNLELPAPDQVH; from the exons atgCTCAGGGTTGCTTTCAG tttgaaaaggaaaaatgtCACCATTTCAAGAGCTCCCTTGGCTTCTCCGACCTTCAAGATGGGATTTTCATCCCAGCCTGCAAG ACTTGAAGGCAAAGTGGCGCTGATTACCGGAGCAGCAAGCGGCATAGGGAAGGCAACCGCGTCGAAGTTCGTCAGCAATGGCGCCAAAGTTGTCATTGCCGATATCCAACAGCAGCTCGGGCAGCTCGCAGTGAAAGAGCTCGGTCCAAACGCAGCATTCATTGCCTGCGATGTCACGAAAGAGTCCGACATTTCCAACGCCATTGATTTCACCGTCTCCGAACATGGCCAGCTTGACATTATGTACAGCAATGCAGGGGTGCCCTGCTACACTCCCCCGAGCATTGTGGACCTCAATCTTACAGCATTCGACCGTGTCATGAGCATCAACGTGCGAGGAGTTGTGGCAGGAATCAAGCATGCATCGCGCGTGATGATCCCGCGCAAATCTGGCTCCATTCTTTGCACAGCCAGCGTGACGGGACTGATGGGAGGACTAGCACAGCACACGTACTCCGTGTCCAAGTCTGCCGTCATTGGCATTGTCAAGTCCGTGGCTGCAGAGCTATGCAAGCATGGAATCCGAGTCAATTCCATATCGCCATTTGCGATTCCAACCCCGTTTGTGATCGAGGAAATGACTCAAATTTTCCCGGGGGTTGATAGACAACGGCTGATAGAACTAACGCACAACGCAGGCGTCTTGGCTGGAGCAAAATGTGAACCCAACGATGTCGCCAACGCTGCACTTTACCTAGCTTCCGACGAGGCTAAATATGTCAGTGGCCATAATTTAGTTGTGGATGGAGGTTTTACATCTTTCAAGAATTTGGAACTTCCTGCACCCGATCAGGTGCATTAA
- the LOC137715968 gene encoding secoisolariciresinol dehydrogenase-like isoform X4 yields MLRVAFRKNVTISRAPLASPTFKMGFSSQPARLEGKVALITGAASGIGKATASKFVSNGAKVVIADIQQQLGQLAVKELGPNAAFIACDVTKESDISNAIDFTVSEHGQLDIMYSNAGVPCYTPPSIVDLNLTAFDRVMSINVRGVVAGIKHASRVMIPRKSGSILCTASVTGLMGGLAQHTYSVSKSAVIGIVKSVAAELCKHGIRVNSISPFAIPTPFVIEEMTQIFPGVDRQRLIELTHNAGVLAGAKCEPNDVANAALYLASDEAKYVSGHNLVVDGGFTSFKNLELPAPDQVH; encoded by the exons atgCTCAGGGTTGCTTTCAG gaaaaatgtCACCATTTCAAGAGCTCCCTTGGCTTCTCCGACCTTCAAGATGGGATTTTCATCCCAGCCTGCAAG ACTTGAAGGCAAAGTGGCGCTGATTACCGGAGCAGCAAGCGGCATAGGGAAGGCAACCGCGTCGAAGTTCGTCAGCAATGGCGCCAAAGTTGTCATTGCCGATATCCAACAGCAGCTCGGGCAGCTCGCAGTGAAAGAGCTCGGTCCAAACGCAGCATTCATTGCCTGCGATGTCACGAAAGAGTCCGACATTTCCAACGCCATTGATTTCACCGTCTCCGAACATGGCCAGCTTGACATTATGTACAGCAATGCAGGGGTGCCCTGCTACACTCCCCCGAGCATTGTGGACCTCAATCTTACAGCATTCGACCGTGTCATGAGCATCAACGTGCGAGGAGTTGTGGCAGGAATCAAGCATGCATCGCGCGTGATGATCCCGCGCAAATCTGGCTCCATTCTTTGCACAGCCAGCGTGACGGGACTGATGGGAGGACTAGCACAGCACACGTACTCCGTGTCCAAGTCTGCCGTCATTGGCATTGTCAAGTCCGTGGCTGCAGAGCTATGCAAGCATGGAATCCGAGTCAATTCCATATCGCCATTTGCGATTCCAACCCCGTTTGTGATCGAGGAAATGACTCAAATTTTCCCGGGGGTTGATAGACAACGGCTGATAGAACTAACGCACAACGCAGGCGTCTTGGCTGGAGCAAAATGTGAACCCAACGATGTCGCCAACGCTGCACTTTACCTAGCTTCCGACGAGGCTAAATATGTCAGTGGCCATAATTTAGTTGTGGATGGAGGTTTTACATCTTTCAAGAATTTGGAACTTCCTGCACCCGATCAGGTGCATTAA
- the LOC137715969 gene encoding uncharacterized protein has product MKSVSPVRPITTLPKLPPPTSCPKISALVNVATPVLNFRVPRHPICLRNDIRKPQTTVRSQFSSNPESNEDRDAQVQDLVVPQHWLTPSKALEESEWLRVTLHKWLDDEYCPESTNVEISTIAAQSFYKSLLEKQTDLGEILLKMAIELESISYQESFHGAFSSANAAVNLISQRIEQA; this is encoded by the exons ATGAAATCTGTGTCTCCAGTCCGACCAATCACAACCCTTCCAAAACTCCCTCCTCCCACCTCTTGCCCGAAAATCTCCGCTCTAGTCAATGTCGCTACGCCTGTGCTCAATTTCCGGGTTCCACGACACCCGATTTGCCTGCGGAATGATATCCGGAAGCCCCAAACTACTGTAAGATCTCAGTTTTCTTCAAACCCAGAGAGCAATGAAGACCGAGATGCCCAAGTTCAAGACCTTGTGGTCCCACAACATTGGTTGACCCCCTCAAAGGCCTTGGAG GAATCAGAGTGGCTGAGGGTTACTTTGCACAAGTGGTTGGACGATGAGTACTGCCCGGAATCCACCAATGTCGAAATCAGCACGATTGCTGCTCAATCGTTCTACAAATCTTTACTCGAAAAACAGACGGATTTGGGTGAGATTTTGTTGAAGATGGCCATAGAATTGGAATCCATTTCGTACCAGGAAAGCTTCCACGGCGCGTTCTCATCAGCGAACGCCGCGGTGAATTTGATTTCCCAACGGATAGAGCAGGCCTAA